A single window of Liolophura sinensis isolate JHLJ2023 chromosome 6, CUHK_Ljap_v2, whole genome shotgun sequence DNA harbors:
- the LOC135467885 gene encoding dual specificity protein phosphatase 10-like gives MPESVEILSPHTHDTIHGTLPRRRAVGLKLNLDSLGALEDRMPKRCKLEDLAVPYTAPISTSMAPPAAVRVMSPSELSTRLSKSKQTVLLLDCRTFLAFNNCHIQGAINVNCTDRLNRRRLQQGKVNLLDLVSTKDGKDMFRKRMVKEIVVYDDHTDDLTKVSSDNAMHLVLTALLREGKDAYVLKGGLCEFSRDNANLCETLIKETEHRPLYSPTTPALIEPAIETAIANQILPFLFLGNERDAANLQRLRSHDITYVLNVTSHVPLHFESQGIKYKRLAASDSGQQNLRQYFEEAIEFIDMARENGGKVLIHCQAGVSRSATITIAYILKHSLLNMIEAYKHVKHRRTIISPNFNFMGQLLEYEKSLNQGKTSRILKPKVEGIDSPL, from the exons ATGCCGGAGTCGGTGGAAATCTTGTCCCCTCATACCCATGATACTATCCACGGTACCTTACCGAGGAGGAGGGCAGTGGGCTTAAAACTTAACCTGGACTCTCTCGGGGCGCTGGAAGACAGAATGCCCAAAAGGTGTAAGCTGGAGGACCTGGCTGTTCCATACACCGCCCCTATCAGTACCTCAATGGCACCCCCAGCGGCAGTTCGGGTGATGTCCCCATCAGAGTTGTCCACGCGTTTGTCAAAGTCCAAGCAGACAGTTTTACTTTTGGACTGCCGAACATTTCTAGCCTTCAACAATTGTCATATTCAGGGAGCCATAAACGTGAACTGTACTGATCGCCTCAACAGACGGCGATTACAGCAAGGCAAAGTGAACCTTCTCGATCTTGTTTCCACGAAAGACGGCAAAGACATGTTCAGGAAGAGAATGGTCAAGGAAATTGTTGTGTACGATGACCATACGGACGATCTTACCAAAGTGTCTTCAGATAACGCCATGCATCTCGTTCTCACGGCGCTTCTACGGGAGGGCAAAGATGCTTACGTGTTAAAAG gaggTCTGTGTGAGTTCAGTCGAGATAATGCCAACTTGTGCGAGACGTTAATCAAAGAGACGGAACATCGCCCCCTTTACAGTCCAACCACACCCGCCCTTATCGAACCAGCCATTGAAACAGCCATTGCCAATCAAATTTTACCTTTCCTCTTCCTTG gTAATGAAAGAGACGCAGCAAATCTTCAGAGATTGCGGAGTCACGACATCACCTATGTATTGAACGTTACCTCACATGTTCCGCTTCACTTCGAGTCACAAGGGATCAAATATAAACGACTGGCAGCCAGTGACAGCGGGCAGCAAAACCTTAGGCAGTATTTTGAAGAAGCCATAGAATTTATCG ATATGGCCCGAGAAAATGGCGGCAAGGTTTTGATTCACTGTCAGGCTGGTGTCTCCCGATCAGCAACCATCACCATCGCTTATATCCTCAAACATTCTCTCTTGAACATGATCGAGGCGTACAAACACGTTAAACACAGGCGGACCATCATTTCACCCAACTTCAACTTCATGGGGCAATTGCTGGAGTACGAAAAATCTCTAAATCAGGGAAAGACCTCACGAATCTTGAAACCAAAAGTGGAAGGAATCGACAGTCCGTTGTGA